A single region of the Gorilla gorilla gorilla isolate KB3781 chromosome 1, NHGRI_mGorGor1-v2.1_pri, whole genome shotgun sequence genome encodes:
- the MASP2 gene encoding mannan-binding lectin serine protease 2 isoform X2 — MRLLTLLGLLCGSVATPLGPKWPEPVFGRLASPGFPGEYTNDQERRWTLTAPPGYRLRLYFTHFDLELSHLCEYDFVKLSSGTKVLATLCGQESTDTERAPGKDTFYSLGSSLDITFRSDYSNEKPFTGFEAFYAAEDIDECQVAPGEAPTCDHHCHNHLGGFYCSCRAGYVLHRNKRTCSEQSL, encoded by the exons ATGAG GCTGCTGACCCTCCTGGGCCTTCTGTGTGGCTCGGTGGCCACCCCCTTGGGCCCAAAGTGGCCTGAACCTGTGTTTGGGCGCCTGGCATCCCCCGGCTTTCCAGGCGAGTATACCAATGACCAGGAGCGGCGCTGGACCCTGACTGCACCCCCTGGCTACCGCCTGCGCCTCTACTTCACCCACTTCGACCTGGAGCTCTCCCACCTCTGCGAGTATGACTTCGTCAAG CTGAGCTCGGGGACCAAGGTGCTGGCCACGCTGTGCGGGCAGGAGAGCACAGACACGGAGCGGGCCCCTGGCAAGGACACCTTCTACTCGctgggctccagcctggacatTACCTTCCGCTCCGACTACTCCAACGAGAAGCCGTTCACGGGGTTCGAGGCCTTCTATGCAGCCGAGG ACATTGATGAGTGCCAGGTGGCCCCGGGAGAGGCGCCTACCTGCGACCACCACTGCCACAACCACCTGGGCGGTTTCTACTGCTCCTGCCGCGCAGGCTACGTCCTGCACCGTAACAAGCGCACCTGCTCAG AGCAGAGCCTCTAG